The Dysidea avara chromosome 11, odDysAvar1.4, whole genome shotgun sequence genome includes the window GCATGAAAGTTTAGTACAAAAAAAACTACCCTGAAGCTTGTTATAGTCAGCTATCCATTTACTTTTACAGAAACCTGGGTAGTGCCAACCATGCCCGGTAGGTAGCTCTTCACACACACCTCAAGCTTTAATTAAACTAGGTCAGCAGTACTGGCCAAACACAGTCACTTGTGTGGCTATGCACATATATCTGGTAGATAGATATACCAGTTATATACATGGTCAGAGACTGTCATTGCAACAAGGAACCACTTTAAGTAGCCATGAATTAGTTAATTTAGTTTTGTGTGGGGAGGGAAAAGTTTAGAGTACATAGATGTATTACTTTGATGGAGAGCTGTGTACTAAACCATGTGGgaaaaaattttgaaaaccACTTGGACAGCAATACAAAACCAAATGTTATTTTAATAccattaattatattaaatatAGGTATGTTTCACCATGGTTACATATTCCAAGTCAGTAAAATTATGttataatgcatataattaGATTCTTAGAAATGGACAATGTTATGTTATTGCCTACCACATGCTAAATACCATCCAAACATATAGAGGGCTGTGCATTTGAGCCAATCAGCAATAACTACCAATAAACTAGTAGACCATTACAATGTAGGCTGGAAGATCTTAAGGATGATGACAATAACTAATTTTGTGGCTTGGGGTTTTTATTGACTATGCAAGTTGGACAGTTTTCAGCCACTATACTGCTGCCCTCATCACATTGGTAAACCATAGAATAGCCATTGTGTGCAGAGTAACCAGCAACACATTGTCACTCCACAATAGATAGGGTGTGTGCTATTTACTCAGCCAGACTGCACATATTGTTATATTGTGTAACACTGGGTGACTATGGGATGAATAAATGTGGCATTGATAAAGAGGTGGCCTGAAAAATGAGGTCATAAAAGTATAGCTTAGCTAAGCTTTTTGGGGTCTTGTTATGGTTTTGTGACAAGGTGATATGTAGCTTTCAATAATTAGTTTACTGACCATAGTATACTTAATCAGCTACACCTATTAGGCTATTTGTAGTATTTATACTTGTTCTGATTCTGAAATAATatgattagtgttgttttattCTGTCTCCAGAATAAAGTAGAATACTGTGTTCATGGAAAATCTGGCAATTTATCCAATCTCTGAATTAAACTGACACCAAATAAAACAAATTCCTGCTAATTATTTGCACATGAAGTAGCATGCTAAATTAGGAATGTATGGCTTTAGCGCTACTATTAATGCAGCAAAGCattactgtgtaatatcaagagttcataatattataggggggagagtatcctacttcagtatagctagCCTGTACAAATAccaatcgtgaagttatgatgcaatacctatagtcgcctttaatgtgttagttggtcaggctTTTGCTCAGCCTATAGCTACAAAGACTGTTGTAGGGTGGCTTCAATAAGCAAGCCATTGGAGGTATCATCAACACTCAAAGTATTAAAGTCGTATCCTAGAGAAACCAGTGTTTTACTGAAATTCTTCAtgctattgcatcataacttcatgatagcgTTTGTAtaggctatactgaagtaggatactctcccccctataataattattatgaactcttggtagtatgGAGTGTCAAAAATTTGCAGGGTAGGGCATCATGGTTGGCACGTCTTCCATTCCTGACCACGTAGTATTTTCATCCCAAACTTCTCTCAAAGGAGGAGTCCATcatctagtatatatatatatatatatatatatatatatatatatatatatatatattatatagaaaaTCTCGTAGTTGAGTCTATTCATGCGAGGATTACGCACACTCTAATATTAACATGACCCTGCAAAAGTGTGGATGAGCTGTGATTCACCACATTAAAAATTAATGATACCAACTTTTGTCCCAAAGCTCCAAATTTTTGACTATGTAATACATACATGTGATGTAGCATTTGGCTAACTACTACAATTAATCATTCTAatttatatattatatcactgaTTATTAATTTCCCctctacaacacacacacagagattGTAAATTCTGTAATACAACATAATGCCATGTATATTATGTTGTTTCAATAGGATGATATGAACATTCCTCCACTGGTCCACCTATCGGCACTCAATGAACAGAAGAAATACACCTTTCATGAATACACACAATCTGATACTAAGAACCTGGTGGTGAAGAGGGTCGATGAACCAAGTGGACCAGTAACCTGCAAGTGGgaaaactgcaatagagcataTGACACACCAGAAGAACTTTCAAAACACATTGACTTTGAACACGATCTATCAAATTGGATTTGTCGTTGGGTACCATGTAGCAGACATTTTAAACCGTTTGATGCTCGATACAAACTTTTGGTGCACCTTCGGTGTCACACAGGAGAAAAACCATATAACTGTACCATCCTAGGATGCAAAAGAAAATTCTCACGTATTGAAAATATGAAATTACATGTGAGGACCCATACTGGAGAAAAACCTTATCTCTGTGGTTACGAAGGCTGTACAAAGAAATTCAACAACAGCAGTGATCGTGCCAAGCATGCTAAGACACATATTTCAACAAAACCTTATAAGTGCAAATTTCCGGGTTGTGAGAAACATTACACAGACCCAAGCTCAATGAGAAAACATTACAGGTCAACTCATTTTGACAAAGGCCAACTTAAATATCCCCCAAACATAACTGTGATCAATAGTAGCACAGCTGCTTCAAATGTGACAGGACTGACAATGGCAAACTGCATTATTCCGCAGCACCAAATGGCCCAGCCTAATCCacagatttcagctgcaaacacaaaTGCAAATAATAACCTAATTCAAGTTCCTGTCCCAGTGTTTCAGCTACCGTCAGCATCTGCAAGTGACTCTGGAGGGCAATCAAATGTCGACATGCTACAATTAATTCAACAGGGAAAGATGCAGCCAATTTTGTTACAAAATGGAACACAACAGCCAATGTTAATGTTTGTCCCAACAGCTACTGTACAGCAAGGAAACCAACAACCTGGAACTACAACATTGATACCTgttcaacagcagcagcagcagcaacactTAATCAttccatcagtacaacctgatAACACCACTAACCACAATAAACCTGTTAGTAGTTCAGAGCAACAAGTTAAAAATGTTCGTGTAATTGTCTCAAGTGGTAAAGTCAATAAAGCATCAGAAGAACAGACAGTTGATCAGACTGTACCAAACACAACCACAACAACTCAAACACAACAGCATCCCTCACCATCTCTGCCACATGTGCTCTCAACAACATCTCCCCACAAACCTGTTGTTTCACAGTCAACAAATATTTCCCAACCAACAACAATTGTTATTCAGACTGTTTCATAGATATAAGCTATATTATTGTAAGGGTTAATTATACTGGaactgtgtgtgtttgtattctGTAATCCCCAACTTATAGACTGCATGTCAGTATGTATGGCAATCAAATAATAattgtgtatttgtttatgaAAATTGCCGGTAAGTTACCAAAGGGTACAGGCGGCTATGCGTGTACGATATGATCACCCACTATATAAACACTCAGTGCCGCTGTCCACTGGATTATAATTTTATAATGCAAATTTGCACTAAAGGAGTGTATGAGCTGCTTATATAAATCACCAGGTACATCAGTGATGAACATTTAaaattacaaagaattaattcatgttaaaaaTATGAAATTATAACTGTCAACTTATGCTCCCCAATTCACTTTTCAATAGGAGGCAGACCTTGTGCCCTATTTAAGGGAATGGACTAGTCTTATCTCTTTAATATTGCTTATGAGTGGTTACATTATAGCACAGAAGGACTTCCTGACCAACTCCTTTAAATTGTGAGTGACACTCATATGTAAGccttaagtctattatgctaTTTGAAATCACCGCAAAATTAGCCCATCATGCTCATCTTCATGCTGTTTCTCTACCAATAAGCTTAGTTGtgttaaatttatttattaaggcatTCCAGAACAAGTGCTGAAAGTATAAAATTTCACACTTTGTACCTAATAATCTTGAATGATACTGGTAACTTGACCTTGGAATTGAAATTTTAGTAATTACCATAACAGCTGTATTATTATATCaccataattttttttcctaCAGAGATTTAGATTTACTGTGTAAGACAGCCACATGGCTGATACAACACAGCTAGTGGGGTGCAACTGCACAACCCAGATTGGTAGCTTTCAGTGTTGATTGCTGAATCAAATAGGAAATTTATTGCAACTTCTTTCTCTGCAGAGGAAATAATGTGAACATCtgtctattatgctcaatattatgCCACTAGATGCTTTGGTGCTGCATAATATAGGCACAAGCTTACCGGTAAATCATATGGAAGTATGTACTATGAAGAGAATTACCATGACTGTTTTGTAAACTTGCCGCCACTAGAATGGTATTTTAAACGATTTAATACTTAAAAATCCTCCTAGGTTTTTAAATTAATGTTATAAAAACCCTTGAATTCAAATTCAATTTTTAAATATCATTATGAACTTCTTTGCATTGtgaaaactttttttttgtaaagcaAATGCAATAACAACAGGGAGAGACTGAGAAGAAAGAATGAACTCTTCCATCAAAATTTGAAGCTTTAGAAAATTGCAAACTTTACTTGATAGGAGttgaactactctaacagaacatccAATAGGATATACTGAAAATTGTAATCGCTTAAAATGATAACTGCATGCATGGCCCTAATGGCACACTAACTCATTATTGATGCTTTTATAGGCCACTTCAAACCTACTTAGTTTTCAAGGAAGCCTCAGATTTTACTATATAGAATAGTAATAGATCTAAACATCTAACAGCAAACCTTAATAACTACAATTTAAGGTTACAGAATCTCTACATTGATTGACAATCAGACAGTGACTGCATGTGGGAAAAGAATGCAGATCCTCAATCTTTCAGCAAAGAGTTTAGCATCTCTAGATCCACCTTATAGCAGCAgctatatgtattatatttttaagatctgcatgcatgtgtaattCAAGGTAGTGGTTTCTAAATGAAATCCATGAAAACCTTTATGTTAATATTATAAGTCTCTTACATGTAAATTATGATGCATAtctccctttgaagtgaggtgcaaaagtggtatatattaatttttaacaTTGTCATTGAGTAAAAGTCTGAaacatgtcctacctcctctgtATGGTGTACATGTGATCCAATGAGTAGAGTTGATGACTCATAATTGCAGGGTTTGTGCTATGTGTAATTATCTACTTTTACATAGTATATACCATAGCCATAATCATGCAGTCGTTCAGCCATTTTCCCTTATTAATACATACATAACAGGGTACTTCAATTGCCTAAATTATTTCATGTGAAGGCTTGCCTTAGTCTATGGTAGGGCCATGGTTAGTTTTCCTTTTCACACAGCAGTCTTCATTGCACTATCTAGGGTTGTCACTTTGCTTGAGGAATCCACGCCAAATTTAAACATAACTGCAAGCAGGAATCAAAGTATAAGATAAATCTGTCACAGGAAATCATAAAAGATTAATTTTGCCATCCAATTAGGGATCTAGCCTGCATAGCTGGGAGTCTAGTCTAACAAGTCTCAACAATGTAATAGGGATGGTGACTTGATCTTCAGACTACTTAATTGCAATCTGGTCAAGTACCTGAATGCTCAATTAGAATATTTGTTGTACATGAATAACCACAGAATACTGTTTTAACACGTCTATtgtgttacacacacacaccatctTACAATAAATAAAACGCATCACAGAACACATTAGGAAGCTGTTAGATACAAAAATAGAAATAATTATGCCAATGTTACAACAGTAGCATATAATATTTGCAGTTTTACAGAGTGTAGATAGCCATTAGGAGTATCAACATGTCATATTGTACAATGTGTGATGCTGTCATCGACCAGTTGGCAATGATTGTCTTGGATCCTGTATGGAGGGAGAAAATCATAGAAATATATATTGTAGTAAGTAAATTATTTAAAAAGTTGTTTTGCTCTCACACAAATTCACAATACTGTACGTAAGGACAACCACAACAGTTGGAAAGAATAATGTGTTAAATTTGTTTGGAGCTACAAGTTAAAAATAGGTGGCAAAGTTGTTATCTGAAAGCATCACAACTATTTCTGATTAACACACTACATCACCACTCGGCAATTTTAAAGTGTAAAACATTGCTGTTTGTGATCACAGTATAACAATATGTTTGAAACCATACACAGCATTTACATACTAAGATGATGTCAAAATTTAGTAAGGGAGGGGGCAAGCTAAGGCTGTTTGTGTAtttaggccataccaaatttATCATGTTTCATGGACTGTGTGCCGTCTAGTAGTGACCCGGCAAGTCAAAAAATAATGTAAATCATTTCAGCtgcaactgactgttttattagagtttatatgactgctctattaaagtatctcaatctttacagGTAAACTCCATCTGAGGGAGCTCCTCTTTGCTACTGCACCTATTACAGTACTAAAGAGACTACAGCCATATTAGCAGTCTTTTAAGAGATCACgtgtatttataattattttaccAAAACACTAAGCTGCTGCATCCATAAAACACAAGATTAATTTCTAATTGCCGTATAGAAAAGCTGACACTAGTGTATGTACCCTTACGTCAAAATCTTCATCTTGTAGCATACTACGAGGTGATTGATAGTAAGTGTCCGGCTTGTCAGCTTCTTCAAATGTAAATCTCTAGGAGAGAAAACGACACCACAAATGATATTTGAACTCATCATTTGGAtactacaatgaggtggtcttattaatgaggtcgtgaagtacactttagctatgtttgggacttacttgacatggtcactataatgaggtggtcttattgacgaggtcatgaagtacatcttgGGAAAGTGGCTATTATGATGTGCAGAGGTGGTCTTGTAAAGCCCCGGCCAAGTAAGGTGTAGGACCACAATTACAATATCACGTGTACAGATTTAAAAAGTAACAAAGCAAATATGAGACAAGAACAACTTGGACAACTTTTTATATGCCTGGAATACCatgtagcctaaatatttcgaggtgcAACTTTTTCGAGGTTAAGCAATGTTcctaaaaaaaatttttttttaaatagattAGACTATATcaaggtctaaatatttcaaggataaaatttttgctggtaacccccaaaaccacgaaatcagcaaaaattttccccctcaaaatgtttaggctatacggtatataggCATTTCAAACTTTTAAACCGACCAATAATTTTATACCTCTGTAATCAAGACACTTATCTAAtaaggacatcttgataatcaggacacttttatTATGGTCACATTTGCATTAGTGTAcagcacatacatttagacccctgaaatatacatttagacccctgaaatcaggacacctcagcATACAATGTGTCAGCATAAAAGGGGCTTCAATACAGTTTGCATCTGACCAAATTTCTGATAGACCTGTGAGTGCCCTATGGTGTCATGTGAGCCATACAAGGGCCATTATTCACCATGGTGATGGCTTTTCGTATGATTGACAGCCATGGTTAAAGCACTGCAAATGGCAAACATTGGTGGACAACTCTGATGTTACTATGGTTTAGGTAAGTGACTATTGGTGGGTATAAACGCTACGAAATCAtttcagtgaataaggtctatactATGAACAGTACTTTACTGTTCATGACATTGGTAATGTGTGCACTAAACAGCCTCTGTGTGTGGAAGTTAACTATTACAACAGGCAACTCATAACACACATCCTATTCCCATATTAGTACAGTACTACATGAAGATGTACAACATACAAACAATAACTAAAGGCAACCCTAGCATTACAATGAATGTTACCACACCACAGGAAATGCAGGCTATTACTCCATTTCCAAATCACCAGCATTTCCTTATATAGTCACGATAATTCTACTTAGTATGCAAACAATAATAAATTAAGACATCCTGTAATGTACCACCAGCATAATATTGTGTTGCACAGCACTTACTCTCATTTTAGTATAAGATACTTCTGAGTCACTTGAATCTTCATCGTCCTCACTAGAGAATGTTTCTACTGCCACGTTCATCCTGGGCGGGGGAGGCTGTGGTGGAAAGGTTTCCTTTACctttttctccatttccagtgTGCCATCTAGACTGACTTGAGTGTAGTCTGAACGTTGTGTTGAGCGTGGACGTGGGACAGGTTTTGGTGCTCCTCCATCTACCCTTAAATTTTGGAGTGAAACATAATGAACAGTATTTTGTGTTGACTGGGGTACTTCATTGTCAAAGTCTTGCTTTTTTGAAACTGGCTTTTTTCTTCGATCTACTTCCGGGGGTCGTGGTTTGGCAGATCTATTCACAGGCGGTGCTACAACTCCGCCATTCATAGGATGGCTGTTTTCTGTAGAGCCTTGGTTCAGTAGCATCGATTGTTTCGCACTAGGGGATCTAGGACTTGGGGCGGGCCGAGGTGGTGGAGGAACATTGTATGTTGGTTCCGGGTCATCCATTGACAAAGTTCTTGGGCTCTGATAATGGCCATATTCCATCAGACTACTACGTGGGGACTTGTAATGGTCTTCTTGATCACCTCCTTGAGGATATGCTGGTCGGTTATTTGGGGGTGAACTGTAATGGCTTTCCATCATAGGCTCTTCTGAAATAGGTCCACCGTGACTTGTCCCCATTGCTATTGTAAAGCTGTCTATTGAGGTGCGTGAGTTACCTTGGCTTCGAGGCATATTTGCAAACCCTTTTTGTGCGAGTGCTTCATTTAATGGAGTCCCAGGCTTAACTTGTATGTCACCGAGAGATTGTTGCTTTAGCATTTGTTTTACTTCTCTCTCTGCTTCCATGGCTAAAGAAGTGGTAGAACTTGCTGAGTTGCCTTCTGATACTGGCATCTGACTAAATCCTTTCATCTGTAGTGCATCACTCAGTGGTGTCCTCGGTGGAACAGCAGGCCCTACAGTTACCTGTCCTTGTGTGGAATAGCCCTTCATTGACAGTGCTTCATGTAAAGGAATACCAGGAGGCGGGGCACCATTAGAAGTTGACAATCGCTGACCTCCGTCAGGTTTCTTGGTCTGTCCAGATTGTGAAAAATAGTCAGATAGAGATAATCCTGTCATCGTTGCTGATTTTTGTTGCTGAGATGGTTGAGAGGCATCTTGGCCAGCCAATGAGTATAGGGACTCTTGGAGTGGAGTTGGCGGGAGCCCTCGGCTAGCATGTAAAGATCCTGACCTACTCTTAGGAATTCCACGTGCAGGAGGATTGGTGGTGGGCTGTGTTGTGGGAGTTGGCTGCAAACTGAGAGATCTTGGATTAACAGGTGGAGGAACTATAGTAATACAAAAACAGAAACTTTTACATTACCAAACCACAAATGGTTTTATTACTGAAGCCTAAAAATATTCCACAACTACTTCTAAACAGCCACACAACCAAAACAAATGAAATGGTGTGACCTTGTATTGCTTCTATTTACATTCCCAACAGTGACAGTAGACATGTTACTGTACcttcttcttcatcatcagCACTGATAAACTCACATACTCTACACAGCGTTTCCACCCAGTCCATCATTTCGTCCTTGGTAGATGCAACAAGGTAGTATGTCCTCTCTTTTGTCTCAATGTTGAAGACATGTTGGTATTTCTTGTGTGATAGTCCGGAGTTGACCGATGTGCAGTCCTCGAGGTTGATTATCCCTTTCATCTCGCCACCTTCTGTCTTGTAGTACTCAAGGATCTTACTCGTAAAGAGACAGAAGAAACGCTTGTGCCAATTCTGTAAGGAGACAAAACAACACTATAAACTTGTAGAGAACAGACTCCCTCAACAAAAAGCCATAACAGTTTTTTAGTAGTTTGTACTGTTGCAGACACTGCATATCATGCTGCTACAAGACATTATAACTATTTAACAATTCTGTGAAGAGTATATCTATACACAAGAATTTCTCAGGCACCAAACATGCCATATGGTAGATATCAGGGTTGAACATTTAGCGAGCTGAGTTGTATAGCTTCGACCACAATATGAATACTGAAATCACACAACATTCCTTTAGTTACCACATCTAGGACAAGAATAACTCTAACCATGAAAATACATGGCAAGGATACACTACCTACTGTACTGATTCTGCCTACACCACGCAAGCATAATAAAGGTGACCAGCCTTATTAATAGCCTTCACTCCTTACAACCAGATAGCTTTGAAGCTTTATGAAATTGACAGAtgcaaacacacaaacacacacacacacacacttacatacACAACAAGCCTGGTATAGAAATACCGCATTTACTTGTTTAAATGCCAcccacaccttcaatagtagatGAACTTGAGTGGTGCAACGATCGATTTTGAAAATAAAGGCTTCAACATAGTTTTTGAGCATCGAACGGTGGTCA containing:
- the LOC136238490 gene encoding transcriptional activator GLI3-like: MCSTQEIEATDGYAMCGPVQSIVSANEYEVATLCEDPSTLPLEDAIPPMHMLQEVNSEDEEDDDDAMTSSDDNEKYKMVDDTSEDYTPDVGELAAADSDGHSEHDSDNNNVKSMDDMNIPPLVHLSALNEQKKYTFHEYTQSDTKNLVVKRVDEPSGPVTCKWENCNRAYDTPEELSKHIDFEHDLSNWICRWVPCSRHFKPFDARYKLLVHLRCHTGEKPYNCTILGCKRKFSRIENMKLHVRTHTGEKPYLCGYEGCTKKFNNSSDRAKHAKTHISTKPYKCKFPGCEKHYTDPSSMRKHYRSTHFDKGQLKYPPNITVINSSTAASNVTGLTMANCIIPQHQMAQPNPQISAANTNANNNLIQVPVPVFQLPSASASDSGGQSNVDMLQLIQQGKMQPILLQNGTQQPMLMFVPTATVQQGNQQPGTTTLIPVQQQQQQQHLIIPSVQPDNTTNHNKPVSSSEQQVKNVRVIVSSGKVNKASEEQTVDQTVPNTTTTTQTQQHPSPSLPHVLSTTSPHKPVVSQSTNISQPTTIVIQTVS
- the LOC136238431 gene encoding GRB2-associated-binding protein 2-like, with amino-acid sequence MGGGEVVKKGYLTKSPPLDGKMKNWHKRFFCLFTSKILEYYKTEGGEMKGIINLEDCTSVNSGLSHKKYQHVFNIETKERTYYLVASTKDEMMDWVETLCRVCEFISADDEEEVPPPVNPRSLSLQPTPTTQPTTNPPARGIPKSRSGSLHASRGLPPTPLQESLYSLAGQDASQPSQQQKSATMTGLSLSDYFSQSGQTKKPDGGQRLSTSNGAPPPGIPLHEALSMKGYSTQGQVTVGPAVPPRTPLSDALQMKGFSQMPVSEGNSASSTTSLAMEAEREVKQMLKQQSLGDIQVKPGTPLNEALAQKGFANMPRSQGNSRTSIDSFTIAMGTSHGGPISEEPMMESHYSSPPNNRPAYPQGGDQEDHYKSPRSSLMEYGHYQSPRTLSMDDPEPTYNVPPPPRPAPSPRSPSAKQSMLLNQGSTENSHPMNGGVVAPPVNRSAKPRPPEVDRRKKPVSKKQDFDNEVPQSTQNTVHYVSLQNLRVDGGAPKPVPRPRSTQRSDYTQVSLDGTLEMEKKVKETFPPQPPPPRMNVAVETFSSEDDEDSSDSEVSYTKMRRFTFEEADKPDTYYQSPRSMLQDEDFDDPRQSLPTGR